In the genome of Chryseobacterium oryzae, one region contains:
- the sufC gene encoding Fe-S cluster assembly ATPase SufC: protein MLNIKNLHAKIEDGDKEILKGINLEIKPGEVHAIMGPNGAGKSTLSSVIAGKEDYEVTDGEILFDGENIIEDAPEERAHKGIFLSFQYPVEIPGVSVTNFIKAALNENRKANGLEDMPAKEMLAMIREKSEKLGIKKDFLSRSLNEGFSGGEKKRNEIFQMMMLNPKLAILDETDSGLDIDALRIVADGVNAFKNEGNAVLLITHYQRLLNYIQPDFVHVLANGKIIKTGDKSLALELEEKGYDWLLN from the coding sequence ATGTTAAATATCAAAAACTTACACGCCAAAATTGAAGACGGCGATAAAGAAATTTTAAAAGGAATCAATCTTGAAATAAAACCAGGCGAAGTACACGCTATTATGGGGCCTAATGGAGCCGGAAAATCTACTCTTTCTTCTGTGATTGCAGGAAAAGAAGATTACGAGGTGACTGATGGTGAAATCCTCTTCGATGGCGAGAATATCATCGAAGATGCTCCGGAAGAAAGAGCTCATAAAGGGATTTTTCTTTCGTTCCAGTATCCGGTAGAGATTCCTGGAGTTTCGGTTACCAACTTTATTAAAGCAGCTTTAAACGAAAACAGAAAAGCCAACGGATTGGAAGATATGCCTGCTAAAGAAATGTTGGCAATGATTCGTGAAAAGTCTGAAAAACTAGGAATTAAAAAAGATTTTCTTTCCCGATCTCTAAACGAAGGTTTCTCTGGAGGTGAAAAGAAGAGAAACGAAATTTTCCAGATGATGATGCTTAATCCGAAATTGGCGATTTTAGATGAAACCGATTCCGGATTGGATATTGATGCCTTGAGAATCGTTGCTGATGGTGTAAATGCTTTCAAAAATGAAGGAAATGCAGTTCTTTTAATTACGCATTACCAGAGATTGCTTAATTATATTCAACCAGATTTTGTTCACGTTTTGGCAAACGGAAAAATCATCAAAACGGGAGATAAATCTTTAGCATTAGAATTAGAAGAAAAAGGTTACGATTGGTTACTAAATTAA
- a CDS encoding GLPGLI family protein: MKKIAVVALLIVAQISMAQTNRFVYQVTMKPNASDKKDVKTENAYLDISGEKSLFYSENRIKRDSILRSNFQSGGERGVNREQMESLRSNINYSVEKDKKSQKTTFKDRIGRDIYAYEEDRPLDWKVLAETTKIGDYKVQKAETEFAGRKWTAWFTTDLPYQDGPYKFTGLPGLIIKVEDSSGDYSFDLMKNYKISDFPEMNQFGNIIKLKRKDYLKQQEKFREDPMSFLAAGRGGGIAPPMRGGGGNPNPADMRKRMEERIKEEAKNNSNPIELQ, from the coding sequence ATGAAAAAAATTGCCGTTGTAGCATTATTAATTGTGGCACAAATTTCTATGGCGCAAACGAACAGATTCGTTTACCAAGTTACCATGAAACCCAACGCAAGCGATAAAAAAGATGTAAAAACCGAGAATGCATATTTAGATATTTCCGGGGAAAAATCTTTATTCTACTCTGAAAACAGAATAAAAAGAGATTCTATATTACGTTCTAACTTCCAAAGTGGAGGCGAAAGAGGTGTAAACCGCGAACAAATGGAAAGTCTGAGATCTAATATTAACTATTCTGTTGAAAAGGATAAAAAATCTCAGAAAACAACTTTCAAAGACCGTATTGGACGAGATATTTACGCTTATGAGGAAGACCGTCCTTTAGATTGGAAAGTTTTAGCCGAAACTACAAAAATTGGCGATTACAAAGTGCAGAAAGCCGAAACTGAGTTTGCGGGAAGAAAATGGACTGCATGGTTTACTACAGATTTACCCTATCAGGACGGCCCGTATAAGTTTACCGGTCTTCCGGGTTTAATTATAAAAGTGGAAGATTCTTCCGGAGACTATTCTTTCGATTTAATGAAAAACTATAAAATTTCAGATTTTCCTGAAATGAACCAGTTCGGAAACATCATCAAACTGAAACGTAAAGATTATCTTAAACAGCAGGAAAAATTTAGAGAAGATCCCATGTCTTTTTTAGCTGCAGGTCGTGGTGGTGGAATTGCGCCACCAATGAGAGGCGGTGGCGGAAATCCTAATCCTGCGGATATGCGAAAAAGAATGGAGGAAAGAATAAAAGAAGAGGCTAAAAACAACAGCAATCCTATCGAGTTACAATAA
- a CDS encoding rhomboid family intramembrane serine protease, translating into MIRNIIHKKAILAPIIMLAAMWFGFLLQHFGFFSSCFGAIIPLLPEGLLGIITSPLLHGNIDHIIGNSIPIVFLLFLLYQFYPEVATKVFITGWISSGFLLWILPPIDIFSGEYLYTCTIGASGIVYVLAFFLFFGGVFRWNMKLLTISLLVVLYYGSLIWGMFPEELFYTMNEPSRISWQAHLSGAIIGSIMAFVFKKYGEKKKKYIWEFPNYYSEKDDKLWQEYKENNPDDFMELPYKKRDDIWDHLEELRKK; encoded by the coding sequence ATGATTAGAAATATTATTCATAAAAAAGCGATTCTTGCTCCAATAATAATGCTCGCCGCGATGTGGTTTGGCTTTTTGCTGCAACATTTTGGTTTTTTTTCAAGTTGTTTTGGGGCTATTATTCCTTTATTACCAGAGGGATTATTGGGTATTATTACTTCTCCCTTATTGCATGGAAATATTGATCATATTATAGGAAACTCCATTCCTATTGTTTTTCTGCTGTTTCTCCTTTACCAGTTTTATCCTGAAGTGGCAACTAAAGTTTTTATTACAGGCTGGATAAGTAGTGGTTTTCTTCTTTGGATACTTCCTCCAATAGATATTTTTTCGGGCGAATATCTCTACACATGTACTATTGGAGCCAGTGGTATTGTTTATGTACTCGCTTTTTTTCTTTTCTTCGGCGGTGTTTTCAGGTGGAATATGAAACTGCTTACCATTTCCCTGCTTGTCGTTTTATATTATGGAAGTTTAATTTGGGGAATGTTTCCCGAAGAACTATTTTATACAATGAACGAGCCGAGCAGGATTTCTTGGCAGGCACATTTATCGGGAGCAATTATAGGAAGTATCATGGCGTTCGTTTTCAAAAAATATGGAGAAAAAAAGAAGAAATATATCTGGGAGTTTCCCAATTATTACAGTGAAAAAGATGATAAATTGTGGCAGGAATACAAAGAAAACAATCCTGACGATTTTATGGAATTACCCTATAAAAAAAGAGATGATATTTGGGATCATTTAGAAGAATTAAGGAAAAAATAA
- a CDS encoding sensor histidine kinase has protein sequence MFKKVITNQTKTMILLMAVFTTVILIFGGSVYFSIVNFSHQRFYELLKIRTTTIVQIEKNKELLDLPENYVLNSTNDEELPMERDYVFAVPTDSNFSHISQKIHIPDTFFRNIIKKGEANFNDEEFYYIGQTFRYQNKDYIAIASAKNHYVVHYLGFLKRTLITCMILSIFFSMIFSFYLSKTLFKPILKITGKVKEISSENLHLRLEPQPGNKELNELVETFNTMLTRIETSFETQNHLIGNVSHELRTPLTSIMGEADVALSITRTAEEYKETLEIILDEAEKLDKKIKALLLIAQTGFDGKIQKIDRVRMDQLLWDVIETLRRIDSRNNIFLDISMLPDNPKKLKVQGNEQLLHLAVANIINNGCKYSNHQQVRVSLGATDTDLYIIIKDTGIGIPQSEMNKIYDPFFRASNTRNYEGYGIGLPLARNIVRMHNGELLVSSNENEGTTVQMRFPSLYGTLMNLDNS, from the coding sequence ATGTTTAAAAAAGTTATTACCAACCAAACCAAAACGATGATTCTTCTGATGGCTGTTTTTACAACTGTCATTCTTATTTTTGGAGGTTCGGTGTACTTTTCTATCGTTAATTTTTCGCATCAACGTTTTTATGAATTGCTGAAAATACGAACAACCACCATTGTTCAGATCGAAAAAAATAAAGAACTTCTCGATCTTCCGGAAAACTACGTTCTCAACAGTACAAATGATGAAGAACTTCCCATGGAAAGAGATTATGTTTTTGCGGTACCTACAGATTCTAATTTCAGCCATATTTCTCAAAAAATACATATTCCGGATACTTTTTTTCGTAACATCATCAAAAAAGGGGAAGCCAATTTCAATGATGAAGAATTTTATTACATTGGGCAAACCTTCCGGTATCAAAATAAAGACTACATTGCGATTGCTTCAGCAAAAAATCATTACGTAGTTCATTATCTCGGGTTTTTGAAACGTACATTAATTACATGTATGATTCTTTCGATATTTTTCAGCATGATTTTCTCTTTTTACCTTTCTAAAACCCTTTTTAAACCTATTCTTAAAATTACAGGAAAAGTAAAGGAAATCAGTTCGGAAAATCTTCATCTAAGGTTGGAACCTCAGCCCGGAAATAAAGAGCTGAATGAGCTGGTAGAAACATTCAATACCATGCTTACGAGAATTGAAACTTCCTTTGAAACTCAAAACCACCTCATCGGAAATGTTTCGCATGAATTGAGAACGCCTCTTACCTCAATTATGGGAGAAGCAGATGTTGCGCTTTCCATTACCCGAACTGCCGAAGAATATAAAGAAACACTGGAAATTATTTTAGATGAAGCCGAAAAACTAGATAAAAAAATAAAAGCACTTCTGCTTATTGCGCAAACAGGTTTTGACGGAAAGATTCAGAAAATAGACCGTGTTAGAATGGATCAGCTTCTTTGGGACGTTATCGAAACCTTAAGAAGAATAGATTCCCGAAACAATATTTTTCTTGACATCAGTATGCTTCCCGATAATCCCAAAAAACTGAAAGTTCAGGGAAATGAACAGCTTCTTCACTTAGCAGTTGCCAATATCATTAATAATGGGTGCAAGTATTCTAATCATCAACAGGTAAGGGTTTCTTTAGGTGCAACAGACACAGATCTTTATATCATTATAAAAGATACAGGAATAGGAATTCCGCAGTCTGAAATGAATAAAATATACGATCCTTTTTTCCGGGCATCTAACACTCGAAACTATGAAGGTTACGGAATCGGGTTGCCTCTTGCAAGGAATATTGTAAGAATGCATAACGGAGAACTTTTGGTAAGTTCAAACGAGAATGAAGGAACGACAGTTCAGATGCGTTTTCCCAGTCTTTACGGTACTTTAATGAATCTGGATAATTCTTAA
- the dprA gene encoding DNA-processing protein DprA translates to MYKEEHLYSIALRQCNFIGDITFNKLVRNFGSAKNVWETAKNELAKTHGVGKKIISDIGNSEHLKFAEKEINFCEKNQIKINLRHQKDLPFLLNECDDAPAILYQKGNFNPDLKCVSIVGTRNITSYGKKFIEDFFAETKQCKYQSVSGLALGADKEVHENSLKMEVPTIAVLAHGFQTLYPSKNRQLSEKILENGCLFTEFNSMRKPDRENFIQRNRIVAGISSSTIVVETAFGGGSISTATFANQYNRDVFALPGKITDKYSQGCNQLILQNKASAISTIKDLSESLGLCPNSLNMEELFPQSTFSIPLTENQEEIYRVIADHPQITLDDLSGKILLASHKILPVILELELLGKIKSFSGRQFVAL, encoded by the coding sequence ATGTATAAAGAAGAACATCTCTACTCAATCGCTTTAAGACAATGCAATTTTATAGGAGATATTACTTTTAATAAGCTTGTAAGAAACTTTGGAAGTGCTAAAAATGTTTGGGAAACTGCTAAAAACGAACTTGCGAAAACCCATGGAGTAGGAAAAAAAATTATTTCGGACATTGGTAATTCTGAACATTTGAAGTTTGCAGAAAAAGAGATAAACTTCTGCGAAAAAAACCAGATAAAAATAAATTTGCGTCATCAGAAAGATTTGCCATTTCTCCTGAATGAATGCGATGATGCTCCTGCAATACTATATCAAAAAGGAAATTTTAATCCTGACTTAAAATGCGTAAGTATAGTAGGAACAAGGAATATTACCTCTTACGGAAAAAAGTTTATTGAAGATTTTTTCGCTGAAACCAAGCAGTGTAAATATCAGTCTGTAAGTGGTTTAGCTTTAGGTGCAGATAAAGAAGTACACGAAAATTCTCTGAAAATGGAAGTTCCTACTATTGCAGTGTTGGCTCATGGTTTTCAGACACTTTATCCTTCTAAGAATAGGCAACTTTCCGAAAAAATATTAGAAAATGGCTGTTTGTTTACAGAATTTAATTCAATGCGCAAACCCGATAGGGAAAATTTTATTCAGAGAAACAGAATTGTTGCAGGAATATCATCTTCAACAATTGTAGTAGAAACAGCCTTTGGTGGAGGTTCCATAAGCACTGCCACTTTTGCGAATCAGTATAACCGGGATGTCTTTGCACTGCCCGGCAAAATTACAGATAAATACAGCCAAGGATGCAATCAGCTTATATTACAGAACAAAGCATCTGCAATTTCAACCATTAAAGATCTTTCGGAATCTCTAGGATTATGCCCGAATTCCCTTAATATGGAAGAACTTTTTCCTCAAAGTACATTTTCGATTCCGCTTACTGAAAATCAGGAAGAAATTTACAGGGTTATTGCAGATCATCCTCAAATTACTTTAGACGATTTGTCCGGGAAAATATTGCTTGCATCACACAAAATATTGCCTGTTATTCTAGAGCTTGAGCTTTTAGGTAAAATAAAATCATTTTCAGGGAGACAATTTGTTGCTTTGTAA
- a CDS encoding GxxExxY protein: MTKAEVTQLSYDIVGCAIKVHKELGPGLLESVYELCLAYELREKGYLVNQQVTTKINYGKIEIETPLKIDLLVNEIVVVEIKTVEKLLSVHQAQLMTYMKILKKPQGLLINFYTDNITKSMIPLVNDYFSKLPE, translated from the coding sequence ATGACCAAAGCAGAAGTAACACAGCTTTCTTATGATATTGTAGGATGCGCAATCAAGGTTCATAAAGAATTAGGACCAGGATTGTTGGAAAGTGTTTACGAATTGTGTTTGGCTTATGAATTAAGAGAAAAAGGATATTTAGTTAATCAACAGGTTACTACAAAAATCAACTACGGAAAGATTGAAATCGAAACTCCGCTTAAGATTGATTTACTTGTCAACGAGATAGTCGTTGTAGAAATTAAAACTGTTGAAAAATTATTGTCTGTTCATCAAGCTCAATTGATGACCTATATGAAAATTTTGAAAAAACCTCAAGGACTTTTGATTAATTTTTATACAGATAATATTACTAAATCAATGATTCCATTAGTGAATGACTATTTTTCAAAACTGCCGGAATGA
- a CDS encoding HesB/IscA family protein, which translates to MIKVSDQAKVKAVQLMTEDGFNPAEDYIRVGVKSGGCSGLEYVLGFDNKQNETDQIFEDNGIKIVVEKKSILYLAGTTLEYSGGLNGKGFVFNNPNASRTCGCGESFSL; encoded by the coding sequence ATGATAAAGGTTTCAGATCAGGCAAAGGTTAAAGCGGTTCAGCTGATGACAGAAGACGGCTTTAATCCTGCTGAAGATTATATAAGAGTTGGGGTAAAAAGTGGAGGATGTTCAGGCTTAGAGTATGTTCTTGGTTTTGATAATAAACAAAACGAGACAGATCAGATTTTTGAAGATAACGGAATAAAAATAGTCGTTGAAAAAAAATCGATACTTTATCTGGCAGGAACCACATTAGAATATTCCGGGGGATTGAATGGAAAAGGATTTGTTTTTAATAATCCTAATGCATCCAGAACATGTGGGTGTGGAGAGAGTTTTAGTTTATAG
- a CDS encoding DUF3078 domain-containing protein gives MKKLFVFSILFFGLSTQAQVVINDSVAVDTIKKPRHWSINANNSVMFNQAAFSNWVGGGANNVGWLASANYNLVYEKGRNLWENIIIMNYGQNTTKGVGTRKTQDVLNISTNYGLQFSKSWYVSTGASLLSQFSGGFDDGNNPEANKISNFMAPGYVNAGIGITYRPSDNLTVTLRPINGRFTFVLDKDLQLAGNYGLKADGDFFLMQLGFLASAIYKVKLMENIEMTNTGSIFSNYLENPDHMVLSYNMLLKMKINKFVSSIVTLDLMYDHNQIQKTQLKQTLGIGFAYNLDNGVKRSNRKDSQWWQKK, from the coding sequence ATGAAAAAACTCTTTGTTTTCTCTATTCTATTCTTTGGTCTAAGCACTCAGGCACAAGTGGTAATTAATGATTCTGTAGCTGTAGACACCATCAAAAAACCGAGACATTGGTCTATAAATGCTAACAACAGTGTCATGTTTAATCAGGCTGCTTTCTCCAATTGGGTAGGTGGTGGAGCCAATAATGTTGGTTGGCTTGCAAGTGCAAATTATAATTTGGTTTACGAGAAAGGCCGTAATCTTTGGGAAAACATCATTATTATGAATTATGGGCAAAATACGACTAAAGGAGTAGGCACAAGAAAAACCCAGGACGTTCTTAATATCTCTACGAACTATGGACTTCAGTTTTCTAAGAGTTGGTATGTTTCTACAGGAGCCAGCTTACTTTCTCAGTTTTCGGGTGGATTTGATGACGGAAACAATCCGGAAGCTAATAAAATTTCAAATTTCATGGCACCAGGTTATGTAAATGCCGGTATTGGTATTACATACAGACCAAGTGATAATCTAACAGTTACTCTAAGACCCATCAACGGAAGGTTTACGTTTGTATTAGATAAAGATCTTCAGCTTGCCGGAAACTATGGTTTAAAGGCTGATGGAGATTTCTTCCTAATGCAATTAGGTTTCTTGGCTTCTGCAATTTATAAAGTTAAATTAATGGAGAATATTGAAATGACCAATACGGGTTCTATTTTCTCCAATTATCTGGAAAATCCGGATCATATGGTTCTTTCGTACAATATGTTGCTGAAGATGAAGATTAACAAATTCGTTTCTTCAATTGTTACTTTAGATTTAATGTACGACCACAACCAAATACAAAAAACACAGCTGAAACAAACTTTAGGAATCGGCTTTGCTTATAATCTCGACAATGGAGTAAAAAGATCTAACAGAAAAGACAGCCAGTGGTGGCAGAAAAAATAG
- a CDS encoding response regulator transcription factor encodes MKKIVLIEDETSVVSFIKKGLQEKGYEISVAFDGRTGVNLVQENDFDLVILDIMLPEMNGLEVCKEIRKTNKNVPILFLTALGTSENIVLGLENGGDDYLVKPFKFIELVARIKSLLRRSNPMKNENTEDKPDSEYVHQFSDLVVNDYTKKVTRSGEEVSLTSTEYKLLMYFLNNPEKVISRAEILDAVWGVNYDLGTNVVDVYVNYLRKKIDSQEDKKLIHTVIGMGYVLKKP; translated from the coding sequence ATGAAAAAAATTGTGCTGATTGAAGACGAAACCAGCGTGGTTTCTTTTATTAAAAAAGGACTTCAGGAAAAAGGCTACGAAATTTCTGTTGCATTCGACGGTCGTACCGGCGTAAATCTCGTACAGGAAAATGATTTCGATCTTGTTATTTTAGACATTATGCTTCCCGAAATGAACGGGCTGGAAGTCTGCAAGGAAATCAGAAAAACCAACAAAAATGTTCCTATTCTCTTTCTTACCGCTTTGGGAACTTCAGAAAATATCGTTTTAGGGCTGGAAAACGGCGGCGACGATTATCTTGTAAAACCCTTTAAGTTTATAGAATTGGTTGCAAGAATAAAATCTCTTCTCAGAAGAAGCAACCCCATGAAAAACGAAAATACCGAAGATAAGCCCGACAGCGAATATGTTCATCAGTTTTCTGATCTTGTTGTAAACGATTACACCAAAAAAGTAACCCGGTCGGGAGAAGAAGTTTCTCTAACTTCTACAGAATATAAACTCCTTATGTATTTTCTCAACAACCCTGAAAAAGTAATTTCCAGAGCAGAAATTCTGGATGCGGTTTGGGGCGTAAACTATGATTTAGGAACCAATGTTGTAGATGTTTACGTAAATTATCTCAGGAAAAAAATCGACAGTCAGGAAGATAAAAAACTCATTCATACGGTTATAGGAATGGGATATGTGCTTAAAAAACCTTAG
- the sufD gene encoding Fe-S cluster assembly protein SufD, which translates to MALKEQILNNHSEFLGALRHRFLDETRIEALARFAQIGFPTKKDEEYKYTNLKEITEKDYNFFPKENHHITKEQLNELHLGEENFDWIVFVNGKLHKELSNISIENAEFLSFNYALNDDKHKDVFEQYFNTIAAKDLAFTNLNQAYCRHGFFLKVPKNVVIEKPIHIFYLSQNQDENTFYNTRNLLIVEEGAKVEIIESHHNFDETYVFTNSVTEIFTSPNAKADWHKLQNDNDTSYLVDHTFAKQEKDSLTTVNTFSFGGKLVRNNLDFIQNGSNINSFMNGITIIGKDQLVDHHTAVHHNQPNCESYQNYKGIFKDQSHGVFNGKVFVDKIAQKTNAYQQNNNVLLSEGATIDTKPQLEIFADDVKCSHGCTVGQLNEDAMFYLRARGISKKEAQALLLYAFANDAMQNIDIEPLKEKISKLLSEKLEVNIEF; encoded by the coding sequence ATGGCATTAAAAGAACAAATTTTAAATAATCACAGCGAATTTCTTGGTGCTCTTCGCCATCGTTTTTTAGATGAAACAAGAATTGAAGCATTGGCAAGATTTGCTCAGATTGGCTTTCCTACAAAGAAAGACGAAGAATATAAATACACGAATCTAAAAGAAATTACAGAAAAGGATTACAATTTCTTTCCAAAAGAAAATCATCATATTACTAAAGAACAGCTTAATGAGTTGCATTTAGGAGAAGAAAATTTCGACTGGATTGTGTTCGTGAACGGCAAGCTTCATAAAGAGCTTTCTAATATTTCGATTGAAAATGCTGAGTTTTTGTCTTTCAATTATGCTTTGAATGATGATAAACATAAAGATGTTTTCGAGCAGTATTTTAATACAATTGCTGCGAAAGATTTAGCTTTTACCAATTTGAATCAGGCTTACTGTAGACATGGTTTTTTCCTTAAAGTGCCTAAAAATGTAGTAATTGAAAAGCCAATTCATATTTTTTATCTTTCTCAGAATCAGGATGAAAACACTTTTTATAATACAAGAAACCTGCTTATCGTAGAAGAAGGTGCCAAAGTGGAAATTATAGAAAGTCATCATAATTTCGATGAAACGTATGTTTTTACGAATTCTGTGACAGAGATTTTCACTTCCCCTAATGCTAAAGCAGACTGGCATAAATTGCAAAATGATAATGACACGTCTTATTTGGTAGATCATACATTTGCAAAACAGGAAAAAGACAGTTTAACAACTGTAAATACCTTTTCTTTTGGAGGAAAGTTGGTGAGAAATAATTTAGATTTCATACAAAACGGATCGAATATTAATTCTTTCATGAACGGAATTACCATTATCGGAAAAGATCAATTGGTAGATCATCATACCGCTGTTCATCACAACCAGCCCAACTGCGAAAGTTACCAAAATTACAAAGGAATTTTTAAAGATCAGTCGCACGGAGTATTCAACGGGAAAGTTTTTGTAGACAAAATTGCTCAGAAAACCAATGCTTATCAGCAAAACAACAATGTTTTATTAAGCGAAGGGGCAACAATTGATACTAAGCCTCAACTTGAAATTTTTGCAGATGATGTTAAATGTTCTCACGGATGTACCGTAGGTCAGCTGAATGAAGATGCGATGTTTTATTTAAGAGCAAGAGGTATTTCTAAGAAAGAAGCTCAGGCACTGCTTTTATACGCTTTTGCCAATGATGCAATGCAAAATATTGATATTGAACCGTTAAAAGAGAAAATATCTAAATTACTTTCAGAAAAGCTTGAAGTAAATATTGAATTTTAA
- the sufB gene encoding Fe-S cluster assembly protein SufB, with translation MSKYTEDDLRVDLENKKYEFGWETKIDYEDFPTGLNEDIIRAISAKKEEPEWMTDWRLESFKIWLKMTEPDWANIKYEKPDFQAIKYYAAPKAKPELESLDEVDPELLKTFEKLGINIEEQKRLSGVAVDIVIDSVSVKTTFQDTLMEKGIIFCSISEAIKNHPDLVKKYLGKVVPRGDNFYAALNSAVFSDGSFCYIPKGVRCPMELSTYFRINQAGTGQFERTLVIADEGSYVSYLEGCTAPSRDENQLHAAVVELIAMDDAEIKYSTVQNWYPGDENGKGGVFNFVTKRGLCERNAKISWTQVETGSAVTWKYPSCILKGDNAVGEFYSIAVTNMHQYADTGTKMIHIGKNTKSTIISKGISAGKSNNSYRGLVKVMPSAKGARNFSQCDSLLMGNECGAHTFPYIEIKDPTAQLEHEATTSKIGEDQIFYCNQRGIDTERAIALIVNGFSKEVLNKLPMEFAIEAQKLLEISLEGSVG, from the coding sequence ATGAGTAAATACACAGAAGACGATTTACGCGTCGATTTAGAAAATAAAAAATACGAATTCGGTTGGGAAACCAAAATTGATTATGAAGATTTCCCGACAGGATTGAATGAAGACATTATTCGGGCTATTTCTGCAAAAAAAGAAGAGCCGGAATGGATGACTGATTGGAGATTGGAGTCTTTCAAAATCTGGTTGAAAATGACTGAGCCAGACTGGGCAAATATTAAATATGAAAAGCCGGATTTTCAGGCAATTAAATATTATGCAGCCCCGAAAGCAAAACCAGAACTGGAAAGTCTGGATGAAGTAGATCCTGAGTTATTGAAAACCTTCGAAAAATTAGGGATTAACATCGAAGAGCAAAAAAGACTTTCTGGTGTTGCAGTAGATATTGTAATAGATTCCGTGTCTGTAAAGACTACTTTTCAGGATACGCTGATGGAAAAAGGGATTATTTTCTGTTCCATTTCTGAAGCCATTAAAAACCATCCTGATTTAGTGAAAAAATATCTCGGCAAAGTAGTTCCTAGAGGAGATAATTTCTACGCAGCTCTAAATTCTGCTGTTTTTTCAGATGGAAGTTTTTGCTACATTCCGAAAGGAGTAAGATGCCCTATGGAACTTTCTACCTATTTCCGTATTAATCAGGCAGGAACGGGGCAGTTCGAAAGAACTTTAGTGATTGCTGACGAAGGAAGTTACGTTTCTTATCTTGAAGGTTGTACAGCACCATCACGAGATGAAAATCAGTTGCACGCAGCTGTTGTAGAACTCATTGCGATGGACGATGCGGAAATTAAATATTCTACCGTTCAAAACTGGTATCCTGGTGATGAAAATGGTAAAGGTGGTGTTTTCAACTTTGTGACGAAAAGAGGACTTTGCGAGCGCAATGCAAAAATATCTTGGACGCAGGTAGAAACCGGTTCTGCTGTTACCTGGAAATATCCAAGCTGTATTCTGAAAGGTGATAACGCTGTGGGCGAATTTTATTCAATCGCCGTTACCAATATGCATCAATATGCCGATACGGGAACGAAGATGATTCACATCGGAAAGAATACCAAATCAACGATTATTTCAAAAGGTATCTCTGCTGGGAAATCGAATAATTCTTATCGAGGTTTAGTCAAAGTAATGCCTTCTGCAAAAGGTGCGAGAAACTTTTCTCAGTGTGATTCACTTTTGATGGGTAATGAATGTGGTGCACACACGTTCCCTTACATCGAAATCAAAGACCCAACGGCACAACTGGAACACGAAGCAACCACTTCAAAAATCGGGGAAGACCAGATTTTCTACTGCAACCAAAGAGGAATTGATACAGAAAGAGCCATTGCTTTGATTGTGAATGGATTCAGTAAAGAAGTATTGAATAAGTTGCCAATGGAATTCGCCATAGAAGCTCAGAAGTTGTTGGAAATTTCTTTGGAAGGTTCAGTTGGATAG